In Xanthomonas campestris pv. phormiicola, the DNA window GATCTTCAGGTATGTCACAAACCGTAATTTCTCCTGAGGGCAGCGGATCTATGGGCCAAGCAAATCAAAATCCCAGTCGATTTACCTGAATTTAAATAAGGCATGTATGAAATTTTGGTGTTTTTTATTCATCATTGCGCCATTTATTGATTTTGCTTATGCGGAAGGGGCATGCCCGCCTGGCCAGTACCCGATTGGAGGGCAGGGCGCAATTGCATGCGCGCCTATTCCGCAAGGAAATACTCCACAGCAACAGGCACGCCCGAGTGGGAAATGGATCAAGACTTGGGGAGCCATTGCGGTTGGGTCTATTGATTCCACCACGAGCTATGGCGTGACTACTGGCAAACTTTCAAAATCTTTGGCAGAGGAAGATGCTATGATACGATGCGCATCTCATGGTGAAACAAACTGCAAAGTTGGGCTCGCTTATGAAAATCAATGTGCAGTAATAGTTGAGCCACATATAAACGGAAAGCCATTCCCAACTGGATTTATCAGAATTGTCGGCAGAGCTACTGTATACGAAGCGAGCAAGGCTGCGCTAGAAATATGCAAAGACGATAATAAGGCAACTTCTGAGGCGAAATGTGAAGTTGTATATGACGCATGCTCAGAGCCAATTTTTCAGAAATATTGATTTTATTGATTGTGGGTTTCAAAATATATAGGAAATCTGACTAACCACATGCATGCAGCACGAGCCGTTAATTGACTGCGTAGCAAGTGGGCATGCGCGGATTTTCATACATTCCTCAGTCAACCGACATCAATTCAAGGAGTGAAGCGTGATGAAAGTTAAAATCTTATTGGCCGCCTTGCTCATGAGTGCCCCAATGATTCAGGCGCAGGCCCAGTCCAGCGGCGGTGGCTTTTATACGCCCATCCCCTACTATGGGAACAACCCATTTCTCTTCTGCACGCTCGGCGTGCCGACGGATTGCTGGGCACCAATCAACCCGGCCACGGGCACTTTTACGGTGACCAACCCATATTGTTACAACCCTGTCTCGTCCGCACTTTACGCTCAGGTCTGCCCCCAGGCGTTCCCTAAAGGTGTTCAGGGCCAAAATGCAACGTCGTCCGCAGCCAGCGAGGCACCCGCGCAGTAAAGCATCGGAGAGGATTCGATTTAGCGCGCGGCAGACTGGATCAATCCGCTGAACTGGGTCAGCGTCATCGCCATGACTGCGGTCATCCTCTGGGTGATGCTGGCCGGCTACCGCATCGCCACCGGCCAATCGCGCGAGTCGGCACTGGCCACCATGGTCAAGGCCACCAAGATCGTGGTCATCCTCGGCATCGCCAGCGCCGTGGGTGCCAACGGTGCCATGCTGCACAAGACCATGACCGACAACCTGGATCAGGAGATCCACGGGCTGTTCACCGGCGATGCCGGTAGCGCCGCCGATGCCATCGACGAGAACCTGGCCTATACCCAGCTCGCCCTGGCCGCCGTGGATGTGGTCCGCATCAGCCCCACCGATCCCGAATCGCTGGACAAGAAGAACAAGGCCCTGTTCATGGCCGGCTTCGGCGCCGCCAGCCCCGCCATGGCCGCCGGTGCGATGCTGCTGCTGTTCAAGTTCACCATGGCCTTCCTGGTCGGCGTCGGGCCCATCTTCATCCTCGCCCTGATGTTCGATCAGACCAAGGACCTGTTCAAGAAGTGGCTGTTCTACGTCATCGGCACCCTGTTCTCCATGTCCATGCTCTCCGTGGTCTCGGCCATGGTGCTCAAGCTCTCGACCAAGGTCGCCATCGCACTGTGGGCCAGCAAAAGCATCAACGGCCTCCTCGGCACCGATACCGAAGGCCTCAGTTCGCAGGCGCTGCAGCAGGGTGGTATCGGCTTGCTGCTCACTGTCCTGATCGTCACCATGCCCACCGTCGCTGCCGCATTGTGGCAAGGAAATATGGGAACGTTCATGGCGTATTCGGCGTTTGGTGCTGGCGCGTCACCTGGGCCGCAGGGGCAGCCGCCGGGAGCGTATGCGCCGCGGCAGATCGGCACTGACACAGCAATGTCAGGTGGGCAGACTACTGCTACACCGTCAACTGGCAACCGAACTTCGGGCATGCCGCAAACACTCCCAAATTCTGAAGGAAGCGGATCTATGGGCCAAGCAAATAAGAATCCCAGTCAATTTATCTGATTGTGAATTGGGGCGTACATGAAATTTAGCTTTCTGTTAATTGCCTTTCTCGCGTGCATGATTGGCACCGCTCGTGCTGAACAAGGCTGTCCACCTGGTCAATATCCAATTGGGGGGCAGGGTGCTGCAGCCTGCGCACCAATTCCCCAAGAAAATCAGATCCAGCAACAACCAGCCGTTCCAAGCGGAGAGTGGATCAAAACATGGGGAGCAATCTCAATCGGATCCGTTGATTCCACGACGATCTACGGCGTTACTACAGGCAAACTCTCAAAATCCGAGGCAGAAGAGGATTCATTAAGGCGCTGTTCCTCTCGCGCAAAGGACAATTGCAAAGTTATTTTTTCGTACCGCAATCAATGCGTAGCGCTCGCCGAACCTCAAATAGACGGGCGCGCATTATCCACAGGAATTATCAAATACATTAGCGCAGGAACAATTAATGAAGCGAGCGTTCAAGCGGCCAAAGACTGCAGCATGCTCAATAAAAAAACGACCGAAGCGAAGTGCAAGGTCGCATACACCGCGTGCACAGAGCCAATTTTCCATAAATATTGATTTCTGATTGATTATGGATTTAAGGTAGATAGGAAGCCTGAATAACCATATGCACACAGCACAAATCATTTGAATTTACTGCGCAGCAAGTGGATCATTCACAGATTCTCATATTTCTTCAGCTAGTCGACATCAATTCAAGGAGTGAAGCGCGATGAAAGCTAAAATCTTATTGGCCGCCTTGCTCATGAGTGCCCCAATGACTCAGGCGCACGCCCAGTCCAGCGGCGGTGGTTTTTATACGCCCATCCCCTACTATGGGAACAACCCATTCCTCTTCTGTACGCTCGGCGTGCCGACGGATTGCTGGGCACCAATCAACCCGGCCACGGGCACTTTTACGGTGACCAACCCGTATTGTTACAACCCTGTCTCGTCTGCACTGTACGCTCAGGTCTGCCCCCAGGCGTTCCCTAAAGGTGTTCAGGGCCAAAACGCCACCTCGTCCGCGACCAGCGGAGCACCCGCGCAGTAGGGCATGGGCGGGGATCGGATTTAGCGCGCGGTACACGGGATCATCCGATGAACCGGGTCAGCGTCATCGCCATGACCGCGGTCACCCTCTGGGTGCTGCTGGCCGGGTATCGTATCGCCACCGGCCAATCGCGCGAGTCGGCACTGGCCACCATAGTCAAGGCCACCAAGATCGTGGTCATCCTCGGCATCGCCAGCGCCGTGGGTGCCAATGGCGCCATGCTGCACAAGACCATGACCGACAACCTGGACCAGGAGATCCACGGGCTGTTCACCGGCGATGCCGGTAGCGCCGCCGATGCCATCGACGAGAACCTGGCCTATACCCAGCTCGCCCTGTTCTCCATGTCCATGCCATAGGCGCTTCCTCTGCAGCGATGAAACCGTAGACGCGCTCACAGCAATAAGCCGCCGCGTGAATCGGCCGCCGCGCGATGACGCAGCGGCACGGCAAATCACTTCCGCTGCGCCGGCACGAATCCCTCGTCCACCGCGGTCGCCAGCTGATCCGGCGGCAGCAGGCCTTGGTCGAGCAGGAAGTTGTTGAACTTGAGCCGGTCGAATTTCGCGCCCAGCGCCAGTTCGGTGCGCATGCGCAGTTCCATGATGCGGCTGTAGCCGTAGAAGTAGCTGCCGGCCTGGCCGGGCGCACGCACCATGTAGCGGTCCAGTTCCTGCCGTGCCATCGCCGGCGACAGGCCGACGTCGTTCTCCAGCACCAGGCGCGCGCGTTCGCGGTCGGTCAGGCCCAGGTTGAGCATCGGGTCGAGCATGGCGCGCGCGGCGCGCAGCAGGCGGAACTGCAGCGCGATCAGCTGCCCGTCCAGCGGTTCGTACGGCACCATTTCGGCTTCGGCGTACAGCGCCCAGCCCTCGACGTTGACCGAATTGAACGCGAACATGCTGCGCGCCAGCGAGACGCCGCGCTCGACCATCGCGGTGAACTGCAGTTCGTGGCCGGGCCGGCCCTCGTGCGCGCTCAGCGTCCACGCCGCCGAGCCGAAGTTGAAGTCGTCGTAGTGCTCGCCCTTGCCGGCGGTATCCGGATTGCCCAGCGGCAGCACGAAGGTGCCCTGCTCGCCGGTATTGCCGACCAGCGGCGCCGGGCGGAAATGCGGCGCCGGCTGCGCCGCGCTCTCGGCCGCCGACCCCAGGCGCATCTGCATCGGCCGCTGCGGCACATCGACGATGCGCTGCTGGCGGATGATCGGATCGATCTGCGCGATGACGTCGCGGTAATGGGTTTCCAGCTGGTCGTTGGCGATGGTGTCGCGCTTGAGCGCGCGGATCACGGCGCGGTAATCGCCGGGATCGTCGACCTTCAGGCCCTTGGCCTTGGCCACCAGCGGCGCCAGCTGCTGCATCGCCGCGCGGGTCTCCATGAATTCCAGTTGCGCGCGCTGCATCAACAGTTGCGGCGGGATGTCGATGCCGACCTGCTTGAGCTGGAAGGCATACAGCTGCGGCGGCAGGCGTGCGTCCTCGCGCGCCTTCGGCAGGACCACCTTGCGCGTCCATGCGGCGTAGTCGTTGAACTGTTTGTCCATGGCCGCCAGCGCCGGATCGGCGCCGTCGATCTTGTAGGTCGCGAACAGTTCGCGAATCCCCTTGGCGTAGGTGTCCACATTGCTCAAGGCCTGCTCGACCTCGCGCCGGGTCGGCGGCAGCAGCGCGCCGTCGGCGAGTTTTTCCTCGTAGCGCTGGCGCGCCAGCACGAGCGAGGAGCTGCTGCCGGGCGCCAGGCCGACATAGCGCTGCAACCGGTCCAGCGCCTTGGCCCGGCGCGCCGCCGGCACCTGTTCGGACAGCAGATTGTTGAGTCCGCCGAACACCATCTGCGGCGCATCCTGCCACGGCAGCAGCAGGCGTTCGTTCAACGTGCTGCCTTCGACGGCCTGGTCGGCGGCGTGGATCATGATCGCCAGGTCCTGGCGCACGTTGGGATCGCGCTCGACCTCCAGCTTCTCCTGCAGCGCGCGCCGGGCCTTGGCGATCGCGTCGCGATAGCGGCGGGCATTGTCCGGCCCCAGGTCGGTGACCTTGTCGTCGTACCCCGGCACGCCGAAGAAGCTCACTTCCTCGGGTTGGAACGGCGCCTGCGCCTGCAGCAGGATCTGCGCGACGTCGTTGCTGCGCTTCACCCATGCCGGGCTGGCGGCCTCGGCCGAAGCGGCAGCCGGCGCGGCCTGCGCAAGCACAGGCAATGGCGCGACCAGGGCCAGCGCGATGGCGAGGACGAGTGGCTTCATCGGTGGATCTCCAGCAGGACGATGCGGCGACCGTACGCGGCGCGCGCACGGCCGGCAAGCTGCCGAAGGTCACGGCCGCACCCGGCGGCCGGCGACACGCTCGCGAAACGGAAGCGGACGGCGCAGCGCGGCGGCCGCTGCGAGGTCGCGAAATGCATCCACGGGCCGCCCGCTTGCGGTCGGCAGGACGGCGACACCGCGATGCGCTGCAACCACCGTGCCCGCGCAACACAGCGATTCGCCGGATTTGGCCAGCCGACTTGCGGCTCGCCTGCAGCTGCACCGCACGCCGCGGCGCGTATGCCTCTACTGCGCGCTATCGGCCTCGACCGGCGCGGCCGGATCGGCGTCGGTCTGCGCCGCATCGGCATCCATGCCGGAATCGGATTCGGCATCGGTCTCGCCGGCGGCGTCCACGCCGGGCTCGAGCAGCGAGATCGCCTCGCCGGCGTCGGGCAGCACCTGCAAGGTCGTGTAGTGCCATTCGCCGGCATGGCGCTCGGCCTCGATGTACAAAGTGCCGTTGCCGCGCGAGCCGTGCAGCGACACTGTGAGGTTGGCGCTGCCGGTGCCGTTGCTGGTGGCAATGCTGCCGCTGGGCATGATGCCGTCCTCGATCGGCTCCCCGAGCGCGGCGACCACCCGCGGGTTGACCTTCGCTCCGGCCAAGCCGATACGGTACGGCTCGGACGCCTTGGTGACACTCGCGATGCCGAACACGAACACCGCGATCGAGGCCAGCAGCACCGCGCCCAACAGCAGCGCCAGCAGCGGCACCGCCCATTTCCAGTGGCGTGCCCACCAGCCGCTCCGGGCCGCTGCCGGCGGCGCGGCGGCAGCGGGATCAGACGCGGGCGAACCGGGTAACGGTGGCGGGGTGGACATGCAGACCTCCTTTTCGGCGAGAGACGGTGCGGATGGCGATCAGGGCTTCAGGCAACGCGCCAGGAACGCTTCGGTGGTGCGGTAGCGGTGCAGCGCATTGCTGCCGGACAGGCCGTGCTTGGCCCCGGGATAGGTCATCAGCTCGAACAGCTTGCCGCGCTTCTGCAGCTCGCTCATCAGCGCGGTGGAATTGGTGAACAGCACATTGTCGTCGGCCATGCCGTGGATCAGCAGCAGCGGCGAATTCAACCCGTCCAGGTGCGCGGCCACGCGGCCGTCGCGGTAGCCGTCCGGATTGGCCGCGGGCAGGTTCATGTAGCGCTCGGTGTAGTGGCTGTCGTACAGCGCCCAGTCGGTCACCGGCGCGCCGGCCACGCCGCAGGCATAGGCGTCGCTGTGCTTGGCCAGCAGCATCAGGGTCATGTAGCCGCCGTTGGACCAGCCGTACACGCCGATGCGCGCGGCATCCACCCACGGCTGCGCCTTCAGCCAGGCGACGCCGCGCAGCTGGTCGTCCACTTCCACCGTGCCCTGGCGCTGGTACAGCGCACCACCGAAGTCGCGGCCGCGGCGCGGCGTGCCGCGGTTGTCGACCGAGAACACGACATAACCGTGCTGGGCCAGGTACTGGTCGAACAACGCATCGCCGCGCACCGGCCAGCCGTCGAGCACGGTCTGCGCGGCCGGGCCGCCATAGACGTAGACCACCACCGGATAGCGCTTGCCCGGATCGAAGTCGGCGGGCCTGGTCAGCCGGTAGTGCAACAGGGTCTTGCCGTCGGCCGCGGTCAGGTGGCCGAACTCGAGCGGACGCTGCGCGTCGCGGTACCTGGCGTAGGGATGCTGCGGATCGGCCAGGTCGTTGACCAGCAGCGTGGCGATCTTTTCGCCACTGGCGCGGAACAGCTCGATCTGCGGCGGCGTGGTGGTGTTGGACCAGCTGTCGACATAGACGCTGGCGTTCCTGGCGAAGCTGGCCGCATGCGTGCCGTTGGGCCTGGACAGCTGCTCGATCGCGCCGCCGGCCAGCGGCACCGCGTAGAGCTGGGTCTGGGTCGGCGAGGCCTTGGTCGCGGAGAAATAGACCTTGCCGGCGGCTTCATCCACCGCCAGCAGTTCGTCCACGATCCAGTCGCCGTGGGTCAGCGGAACCAGCTTGCGGCCGTCTTCCGAAGCCAGGTACAGGTGCTCGTAGCCGCTGCGCTCCGAGCCCCAGACGAAGCGCCCGTCCTTGAGGAAATGCAGGTCGTGGTTGAGCGGCACCCAGGTCTTGCTGGTCTCGGTGACCAGCACGCGCTGCTTGCCGCCGGCCAGGGTCGCTTCGATCAGTTCGAGCTTTTTCTGGTCGCGCGACTGGCGCTGGAAGGTCAGCCGCTGCGCATCGCGCCAGTCCACCCGCGCCAGGTAGATGTCCGGATTCTTGCCCAGGTCGATCCACTGCGGCTGCGCGCCGGCGCGCGGCGCGATCGTACCCAGCTGGATCTTGACATTGGGCTGCCCGGCCTGCGGATAGCGCTGCTCGATCACCTCGGTGTGGTCGGCATACACCTCCGGGCGCTTCTGCACCGGCACGGCGGATTCATCGATGCGCGCGAAGGCGATCGCCGAGTCGTCCGGCGCCCACCAGTAGCCGGTGTGGCGGTCCATTTCCTCGTCGGCGACGAACTCGGCCACGCCGTTGCCGATGGTGTCGCTGCCGTCGCCGGTCAGCTGATGCTGCTGGCCGCTGGCCAGGTCGATCGCCCACAGGTTGCGCGCACGCACGAAGCTGACGTAACCGCCCTTCGGCGAGATCTTCGGATCGGTGGCGAAGCCCTCGCCGTTGGTCAGCTTGCGCACCGCGGCGCTGCCGCTCTTGCGCAGGTCGTACAGATACAGCTCGCCGCCGAGCGGGAACAGCAGCGCCTGCGCATCCGGCGCCCACTGGTAATCGACGATGCCGGCATAGGCGGAAATGCGCTGGCGCTCGCGCCGCGCCTTCTCTTCGTCGCTCAGCGTCTCGGTGCCCGGCAGCACCACTTTCGAGTCCACCAGCAGCCGGGTCTGGCCGCTAGCGATGTCGTATTCCCACAGGTCCAGCTGGTTGCGGTCGCTGTCCTTGCCGCGCAGGAAGGTCACCCGCGAACCGTCGGGCGCGACCTGCGGCTTCA includes these proteins:
- a CDS encoding DUF4189 domain-containing protein; the encoded protein is MKFWCFLFIIAPFIDFAYAEGACPPGQYPIGGQGAIACAPIPQGNTPQQQARPSGKWIKTWGAIAVGSIDSTTSYGVTTGKLSKSLAEEDAMIRCASHGETNCKVGLAYENQCAVIVEPHINGKPFPTGFIRIVGRATVYEASKAALEICKDDNKATSEAKCEVVYDACSEPIFQKY
- a CDS encoding DUF4189 domain-containing protein, translating into MKFSFLLIAFLACMIGTARAEQGCPPGQYPIGGQGAAACAPIPQENQIQQQPAVPSGEWIKTWGAISIGSVDSTTIYGVTTGKLSKSEAEEDSLRRCSSRAKDNCKVIFSYRNQCVALAEPQIDGRALSTGIIKYISAGTINEASVQAAKDCSMLNKKTTEAKCKVAYTACTEPIFHKY
- a CDS encoding DUF885 domain-containing protein; the protein is MKPLVLAIALALVAPLPVLAQAAPAAASAEAASPAWVKRSNDVAQILLQAQAPFQPEEVSFFGVPGYDDKVTDLGPDNARRYRDAIAKARRALQEKLEVERDPNVRQDLAIMIHAADQAVEGSTLNERLLLPWQDAPQMVFGGLNNLLSEQVPAARRAKALDRLQRYVGLAPGSSSSLVLARQRYEEKLADGALLPPTRREVEQALSNVDTYAKGIRELFATYKIDGADPALAAMDKQFNDYAAWTRKVVLPKAREDARLPPQLYAFQLKQVGIDIPPQLLMQRAQLEFMETRAAMQQLAPLVAKAKGLKVDDPGDYRAVIRALKRDTIANDQLETHYRDVIAQIDPIIRQQRIVDVPQRPMQMRLGSAAESAAQPAPHFRPAPLVGNTGEQGTFVLPLGNPDTAGKGEHYDDFNFGSAAWTLSAHEGRPGHELQFTAMVERGVSLARSMFAFNSVNVEGWALYAEAEMVPYEPLDGQLIALQFRLLRAARAMLDPMLNLGLTDRERARLVLENDVGLSPAMARQELDRYMVRAPGQAGSYFYGYSRIMELRMRTELALGAKFDRLKFNNFLLDQGLLPPDQLATAVDEGFVPAQRK
- a CDS encoding cytochrome c oxidase assembly factor 1 family protein, with protein sequence MSTPPPLPGSPASDPAAAAPPAAARSGWWARHWKWAVPLLALLLGAVLLASIAVFVFGIASVTKASEPYRIGLAGAKVNPRVVAALGEPIEDGIMPSGSIATSNGTGSANLTVSLHGSRGNGTLYIEAERHAGEWHYTTLQVLPDAGEAISLLEPGVDAAGETDAESDSGMDADAAQTDADPAAPVEADSAQ
- a CDS encoding S9 family peptidase, which produces MRSLFAVLALMLATPFVPAHAEKLTLDAITGSKPLSGPTLMKPQVAPDGSRVTFLRGKDSDRNQLDLWEYDIASGQTRLLVDSKVVLPGTETLSDEEKARRERQRISAYAGIVDYQWAPDAQALLFPLGGELYLYDLRKSGSAAVRKLTNGEGFATDPKISPKGGYVSFVRARNLWAIDLASGQQHQLTGDGSDTIGNGVAEFVADEEMDRHTGYWWAPDDSAIAFARIDESAVPVQKRPEVYADHTEVIEQRYPQAGQPNVKIQLGTIAPRAGAQPQWIDLGKNPDIYLARVDWRDAQRLTFQRQSRDQKKLELIEATLAGGKQRVLVTETSKTWVPLNHDLHFLKDGRFVWGSERSGYEHLYLASEDGRKLVPLTHGDWIVDELLAVDEAAGKVYFSATKASPTQTQLYAVPLAGGAIEQLSRPNGTHAASFARNASVYVDSWSNTTTPPQIELFRASGEKIATLLVNDLADPQHPYARYRDAQRPLEFGHLTAADGKTLLHYRLTRPADFDPGKRYPVVVYVYGGPAAQTVLDGWPVRGDALFDQYLAQHGYVVFSVDNRGTPRRGRDFGGALYQRQGTVEVDDQLRGVAWLKAQPWVDAARIGVYGWSNGGYMTLMLLAKHSDAYACGVAGAPVTDWALYDSHYTERYMNLPAANPDGYRDGRVAAHLDGLNSPLLLIHGMADDNVLFTNSTALMSELQKRGKLFELMTYPGAKHGLSGSNALHRYRTTEAFLARCLKP